One window of Gloeothece citriformis PCC 7424 genomic DNA carries:
- the nblS gene encoding two-component system sensor histidine kinase NblS, whose product MLRLLQTIREILGRWWSEFTLQTKLMAAATLAVSLFMSGLTFWAVNTIQQDARLNDTRFGRDLGLLLAANVSPLLAEDNLTEVARFSSRFFSSTSSVRYLMYADVDGKIFFGIPYSEPQVNNSLIIERRIQLPENYAKDAERPMVRQHSTPDGEVTDVFVPLNQDGKYLGVLAIGINPNATVVASSNLTRDVTIAVFISIWAMVILGAVFNALTITKPIKELSLGVKNIATGNFKQRIDLPLGGELGELIGSFNEMAERLERYEEQNIEEMTAEKAKLDTLVSTIADGAILLDTNLSLLLVNPAARRLFGWENRDVIGKNVLHLFPPELTVTLTEPLYQFAVGDAVESLDAHFQSNFQIQTITHENHSSQGEFRVTLTHPSPRTVRILLTQVFDQYRENVKGIAMTVQDITREVELNEAKSQFISNVSHELRTPLFNIKSFIETLTEFGEDLTDNERREFLETANHETDRLTRLVNDVLDLSRLESSRIYHFDAVDLSQLIEQVLRTYQLNAKDKNIELSQEIEPNLSSVLGHYDLLLQVMTNLVGNSLKFTEPGGRIVIRAYKVKTHPDYPKKTPQVRVEVSDTGIGIDLEDQQAIFDRFFRVENRVHTLEGTGLGLSIVKNIIEEKHHSKVYLISEVGVGTTFWFELDVYQEPVNH is encoded by the coding sequence GTGTTAAGACTACTCCAAACTATTCGAGAGATTCTTGGTCGTTGGTGGTCAGAGTTTACCCTTCAGACCAAATTAATGGCGGCTGCAACTCTGGCCGTTTCTCTGTTCATGAGTGGTCTGACCTTTTGGGCTGTCAATACAATTCAACAAGATGCTCGTCTCAATGATACCCGTTTTGGTAGAGATTTGGGGCTATTGCTGGCGGCGAATGTGTCCCCGTTACTAGCGGAAGATAATCTGACGGAAGTCGCCCGGTTTTCTAGTCGCTTTTTTAGTAGTACCTCTAGTGTTCGTTATCTGATGTACGCGGATGTTGACGGAAAGATTTTTTTTGGGATTCCCTATTCTGAACCCCAGGTTAACAATTCCCTGATCATAGAACGCAGAATACAATTACCTGAAAATTATGCCAAAGATGCAGAACGTCCGATGGTTCGTCAGCATAGCACTCCCGACGGTGAAGTGACGGATGTTTTTGTTCCCCTCAACCAAGACGGAAAATATTTAGGGGTTTTGGCAATTGGTATTAATCCCAATGCGACGGTGGTAGCTTCTTCTAATCTAACCAGAGATGTCACCATTGCTGTGTTTATTTCTATTTGGGCAATGGTAATTTTGGGGGCTGTTTTTAATGCTTTAACTATTACTAAACCCATTAAAGAATTATCCCTAGGGGTAAAAAATATTGCTACCGGTAATTTTAAACAGCGAATAGATTTACCCCTGGGAGGAGAATTAGGGGAATTAATTGGTAGTTTTAATGAAATGGCGGAACGCTTAGAACGCTATGAAGAACAAAATATTGAAGAAATGACGGCAGAAAAAGCCAAACTAGATACTTTAGTCTCAACCATTGCTGATGGGGCAATTTTATTAGATACTAATTTGTCATTGTTATTGGTTAATCCGGCTGCTAGGCGGTTATTTGGATGGGAAAATCGGGATGTGATCGGCAAAAATGTTCTTCATTTATTTCCCCCAGAATTAACCGTTACCTTAACTGAACCTCTTTATCAATTTGCCGTTGGGGATGCGGTTGAATCTCTTGATGCCCATTTTCAATCTAATTTTCAAATTCAAACTATTACCCATGAAAATCATTCTTCTCAAGGTGAATTTAGAGTCACTCTTACCCATCCCAGTCCTCGAACCGTTCGGATTCTTTTAACTCAGGTTTTCGATCAATACCGAGAAAATGTTAAAGGAATAGCGATGACGGTACAAGATATTACCAGAGAAGTAGAATTAAATGAAGCTAAAAGTCAATTTATCAGTAATGTTTCTCATGAGTTGAGAACCCCTTTATTTAATATTAAATCTTTTATTGAAACCTTGACCGAATTTGGGGAAGATTTAACAGACAATGAACGACGGGAATTTTTAGAAACGGCAAATCATGAAACCGATCGCCTCACTCGTTTGGTGAATGATGTGTTAGATTTATCTCGGTTAGAATCTTCTCGAATTTATCATTTTGATGCGGTGGATCTAAGCCAGTTAATTGAGCAAGTTTTACGGACTTATCAACTCAATGCTAAGGATAAAAATATAGAATTATCTCAAGAAATTGAGCCAAATTTATCATCGGTTTTAGGTCACTATGATTTATTATTGCAAGTGATGACTAATTTGGTCGGCAATTCTTTAAAATTTACTGAACCCGGAGGACGGATTGTTATTCGTGCCTATAAAGTGAAGACTCATCCTGATTATCCGAAAAAGACTCCTCAAGTTCGGGTAGAAGTTTCTGACACAGGAATAGGCATTGATTTAGAGGATCAACAAGCCATTTTTGATCGGTTTTTCCGCGTAGAAAATCGGGTTCATACTTTAGAAGGTACGGGGTTAGGATTATCCATTGTTAAAAATATTATTGAAGAAAAACATCACAGCAAAGTTTATTTAATTAGTGAGGTGGGTGTGGGAACAACCTTCTGGTTTGAGTTAGATGTTTATCAAGAACCTGTAAATCATTAA
- the purD gene encoding phosphoribosylamine--glycine ligase, with product MKVLVIGNGGREHTLAWKLLQSPNVTQVLCIPGNGGTAILENCQNIPLGMDDFDGIAQVALEEKIDLVVVGPELPLSQGISDRLHQDNIKVFGPTQQGAQIESSKSWAKALMIEAGVSTAMGETFTEPEGAKAYIHQSGVPIVVKADGLAAGKGVIVAQTLEEALKAVDTLFEEGFTKIVVEDFLVGEEVSVLTLTDGITFRPLIPAQDHKRIGEGDTGKNTGGMGAYAPAPVATPEIMRQVEKEILAPTIAALKNRGIDYRGVLYAGLIISPDGKAKVLEYNCRFGDPETQAVLPLLETPLDELLLACSEQRLEQLPPLTWKSGTAVCVVAASGGYPDAYESGKVIAGLHQAETFGAMVFHAGTTLKDDQVVTSGGRVLGITALGESFEKARNQVYQAVEAIEFEGMYYRRDIGHRVSDRTP from the coding sequence GTGAAAGTATTAGTCATTGGTAATGGTGGACGAGAACACACTTTAGCCTGGAAACTGCTACAATCTCCCAATGTGACTCAAGTCTTGTGTATTCCGGGTAATGGTGGGACAGCGATTCTAGAAAACTGCCAAAATATCCCCCTAGGGATGGATGATTTTGACGGAATTGCTCAAGTCGCTTTAGAGGAAAAAATAGATTTAGTGGTCGTGGGGCCAGAATTACCCCTATCTCAAGGGATTAGCGATCGCTTACACCAGGATAATATTAAAGTGTTTGGGCCGACCCAACAAGGGGCACAAATCGAATCGAGTAAATCTTGGGCAAAAGCGTTAATGATTGAAGCCGGAGTCTCTACCGCAATGGGAGAAACCTTTACTGAACCGGAGGGGGCTAAAGCCTATATTCATCAATCTGGAGTGCCCATTGTCGTCAAAGCAGATGGGTTGGCGGCAGGAAAAGGGGTGATTGTCGCACAAACCCTAGAAGAAGCCCTCAAGGCGGTTGATACCCTTTTTGAAGAAGGATTTACGAAAATTGTTGTCGAGGATTTTCTCGTGGGAGAGGAAGTCTCAGTTTTAACCTTAACCGATGGGATTACATTTCGACCTCTGATCCCTGCCCAAGATCATAAACGCATTGGGGAAGGAGACACCGGCAAAAATACCGGAGGTATGGGGGCTTATGCACCGGCACCGGTGGCAACCCCTGAGATAATGAGGCAAGTAGAAAAGGAAATTTTAGCCCCAACTATCGCCGCCTTAAAAAACCGAGGGATTGATTATCGAGGGGTTCTCTATGCGGGGTTAATCATCTCTCCCGACGGAAAAGCGAAAGTTTTAGAATACAATTGTCGTTTTGGAGATCCGGAAACTCAAGCGGTTTTACCCCTGTTAGAGACTCCTTTAGACGAACTTTTACTCGCTTGTAGTGAACAACGATTAGAACAATTACCCCCCTTAACCTGGAAATCTGGGACGGCGGTGTGTGTGGTGGCCGCTTCTGGGGGTTATCCCGACGCTTACGAAAGCGGAAAAGTGATCGCCGGACTTCATCAGGCCGAAACCTTTGGGGCGATGGTTTTTCACGCCGGCACAACCTTAAAAGATGACCAAGTTGTCACCAGTGGGGGGCGAGTCTTAGGGATTACTGCCCTAGGAGAAAGCTTTGAAAAAGCCAGAAATCAGGTTTATCAAGCGGTTGAAGCGATTGAATTTGAGGGGATGTATTACCGACGAGACATCGGCCATCGAGTCAGCGATCGCACTCCTTAA